Proteins encoded in a region of the Gemmatimonadota bacterium genome:
- a CDS encoding Gfo/Idh/MocA family oxidoreductase — translation MLRLGVAGVGSLGFHHARILRDLDGVAAVTAHDTDPDRLVHVATELQLETRPDLPSLLDSIDALVVAVPTSAHEEVALQALERGMPVLIEKPIAADLEEADRILGAAESAGAMVQIGHVERFNGVLRACEPYLESPLFIESHRLAPFRARGTDVAVVLDLMIHDLDLVLSIVGQDVRGLSATGVPVLSPSADIANARIEFEGGCVANLTASRVSLERKRKFRFFQPSGYVSLDLDAGVGEFLRIRSEAGFAPGVPLPAARLEDAVERVTLRSDGGEPLRHELESFLKAIRGMAAVSVSGEDGRRALATALDIMKQIESNVALARST, via the coding sequence ATGTTGCGTCTCGGAGTCGCCGGCGTGGGGAGCCTGGGGTTCCACCACGCTCGTATCCTGCGCGACCTGGACGGGGTCGCTGCGGTGACCGCGCATGACACCGACCCGGACCGGCTCGTCCACGTGGCGACCGAGTTGCAGTTGGAAACCCGGCCCGATCTGCCCTCTCTGCTCGATTCCATCGACGCTCTCGTCGTGGCGGTGCCCACGTCGGCGCACGAGGAAGTGGCCCTTCAGGCGCTCGAGCGCGGCATGCCCGTGCTCATCGAGAAGCCCATCGCCGCCGACCTCGAAGAAGCCGACCGCATCCTGGGAGCCGCGGAGTCGGCGGGCGCCATGGTGCAGATCGGGCACGTCGAGCGCTTCAACGGCGTGCTGCGCGCCTGTGAGCCCTACCTGGAGTCACCGCTCTTCATCGAATCCCACAGGCTCGCGCCCTTCAGGGCCCGCGGCACCGACGTGGCGGTGGTTCTGGACCTGATGATCCACGACCTGGACCTGGTCCTGAGCATCGTGGGCCAGGACGTACGCGGCCTCTCCGCGACCGGCGTGCCGGTCCTGTCGCCGAGCGCCGACATCGCCAACGCGCGCATCGAATTCGAAGGCGGCTGCGTTGCCAATCTGACGGCCAGCCGCGTGTCCCTCGAACGTAAGCGCAAATTCCGATTCTTCCAGCCTTCGGGCTACGTAAGCCTGGACCTGGACGCGGGGGTGGGGGAGTTTCTGCGCATCCGGTCGGAGGCGGGATTCGCACCGGGCGTGCCCTTGCCCGCGGCGCGCCTGGAGGACGCGGTGGAGAGGGTCACGCTGCGGTCCGACGGCGGCGAACCGCTGCGTCACGAGCTGGAGAGCTTTCTGAAGGCCATCCGTGGGATGGCTGCGGTTTCCGTGTCGGGCGAGGACGGGCGACGCGCGCTCGCGACCGCGCTCGATATCATGAAACAGATCGAATCCAATGTCGCTCTTGCGCGTTCTACGTGA
- the lpxB gene encoding lipid-A-disaccharide synthase yields the protein MSAPSILIAAGEASGDMHGAALVRALRRRLPGVRLWGLGGPRMSSEGVELLAGLDRLAVMGFAEVARHLPYFFFLMRRLRRELVERRPDLIILIDYPGLNMRLARAARAVGVPVLYYVAPQVWAWKRRRARDLARTADRVAVILPFEPDVLRSAGVRAEFVGHPLMEERARPLGREEFCADLGLDPGRPLLAIFPGSRRQEVSRHLETFAMAATMAAADSDAQTVVAQAAGVDDSQFEPADAPRTRDAWTLLSHARAALIKSGTGTLQAAIAGTPMVVAYRTSAATFALARRLVRVPHVSLVNLIADSEVVPEFLQERADPATLADALRALLRDGPTRSDMLAGLALVRASLAAPGPLTPSERVAEMAAELLQAAASS from the coding sequence GTGAGCGCACCGAGCATCCTCATCGCCGCCGGAGAAGCGTCCGGCGACATGCACGGGGCCGCCCTGGTTCGAGCCCTCCGGCGGCGGCTGCCCGGTGTTCGGCTGTGGGGCCTCGGCGGCCCCCGCATGTCCTCCGAGGGAGTAGAGCTGCTCGCCGGCCTGGACAGGCTGGCCGTGATGGGGTTCGCCGAGGTAGCGCGCCACCTGCCGTATTTCTTCTTCCTGATGCGGCGGCTGCGGCGGGAGCTGGTCGAGCGACGGCCCGACCTGATCATCCTCATCGACTACCCCGGGCTGAACATGCGGCTCGCGCGCGCCGCACGCGCCGTAGGCGTTCCGGTGCTGTACTACGTCGCGCCCCAGGTGTGGGCGTGGAAGCGCCGCCGGGCTCGGGATCTCGCGCGCACGGCCGACCGGGTAGCCGTAATCCTGCCCTTCGAGCCCGACGTTCTGCGCAGTGCGGGCGTCCGCGCGGAGTTCGTGGGCCACCCCCTGATGGAGGAGCGAGCGCGTCCGCTGGGTCGCGAAGAGTTCTGCGCCGACCTCGGGCTGGACCCCGGACGGCCGCTGTTGGCGATCTTTCCGGGATCCCGTCGCCAGGAGGTCTCGCGCCACCTGGAGACGTTCGCCATGGCGGCGACGATGGCCGCCGCCGACTCGGACGCCCAGACAGTAGTCGCGCAGGCCGCTGGAGTCGACGACTCGCAGTTCGAGCCCGCGGACGCCCCCCGCACGCGCGACGCCTGGACCCTCCTGAGCCACGCGCGGGCGGCGTTGATCAAATCGGGCACGGGTACGCTGCAGGCGGCCATCGCGGGCACCCCGATGGTGGTGGCGTACCGGACGAGCGCGGCGACGTTCGCGCTCGCCCGCCGACTGGTGCGGGTGCCGCATGTCTCACTGGTCAACCTGATCGCGGACTCGGAAGTGGTTCCCGAGTTCCTCCAGGAACGCGCCGACCCGGCCACGCTCGCGGACGCCCTGCGAGCCCTGTTGCGCGATGGCCCGACGCGCTCCGACATGCTGGCGGGTCTGGCGCTGGTGCGCGCGTCGTTGGCCGCTCCGGGACCGCTGACGCCGAGCGAGCGCGTAGCCGAGATGGCCGCCGAGTTGCTGCAAGCTGCCGCCTCTTCATGA
- a CDS encoding lysophospholipid acyltransferase family protein: MKLSRLPGLAKWGPPAGALLLEALLSTVRVEIRPSPGMTRLDEAEEPYVVVFWHGRLLPLAYAYRGSGVATLISRSRDGRAIAEVASRWGYRIERGSSSRGGSMGLRGVVRHLEAGRRVALTPDGPRGPARVMKLGPLLAARLTGAPIVPIGIAANRAWHVGSWDRFMLPQPFARVLIQFGEPLRVPADASDAQVESLRERLEGALNELVDRTDADVRG; encoded by the coding sequence ATGAAGCTGTCCCGGCTTCCGGGCCTGGCGAAATGGGGGCCGCCCGCCGGCGCCCTGCTCCTGGAGGCGCTCCTGAGCACCGTCCGCGTGGAGATTCGCCCCTCGCCCGGAATGACGCGCCTGGATGAGGCGGAGGAGCCATACGTCGTCGTGTTCTGGCACGGCCGCTTGTTGCCGCTGGCCTACGCCTACAGGGGCAGCGGCGTGGCCACGCTGATCAGCCGATCGCGCGACGGCAGGGCCATAGCGGAGGTCGCCTCGCGTTGGGGCTACCGAATCGAGCGGGGGTCGAGCTCTCGGGGGGGCTCCATGGGACTGCGCGGGGTCGTGCGGCATCTCGAGGCTGGGCGGCGGGTGGCGCTCACCCCCGACGGCCCCCGTGGCCCGGCCCGCGTGATGAAGCTGGGCCCGCTGCTGGCGGCCCGCTTGACCGGCGCGCCCATAGTGCCGATCGGCATTGCCGCCAACCGCGCCTGGCACGTGGGGAGCTGGGATCGCTTCATGCTGCCCCAACCCTTCGCGCGCGTCCTCATTCAGTTCGGCGAGCCGCTGCGGGTGCCGGCCGACGCCTCCGACGCGCAGGTGGAGAGCCTCAGGGAGCGGCTGGAAGGGGCCCTGAACGAGCTGGTCGATCGTACGGATGCCGATGTCCGCGGCTGA
- a CDS encoding tetraacyldisaccharide 4'-kinase, whose amino-acid sequence MSAAEWAGAYVSGHAVRGRAAADAALWPAELAYRGVSAARRAAYRRGLLRAHEPPIPVVSIGNLVLGGAGKTPVAAYIVRLLGELGARPALVHGDYARDEPDLHRRWNPDAPVIGDPSRIAAVRRAAQAGADVAVLDDGFQHLALARSLDVVLVPAERWQDAPRLLPRGPWREPPAALSRADFVALTHRGADERALAAARSGVARVIGAPPGGDIVIEPASWSPLGAPDQTTADGPAGPAVAVCAIAHPEGFRSSATAAGCVVAELLGYRDHHEFTERDLDDIVAAASGRPVVTTEKDEGKLARLGQRVPVWVLRERVRVRRGSAALEDLLRRVVG is encoded by the coding sequence ATGTCCGCGGCTGAATGGGCGGGCGCATACGTGAGCGGCCACGCGGTTCGGGGCAGGGCGGCCGCCGACGCCGCGTTGTGGCCGGCCGAGCTGGCCTACCGCGGCGTCTCCGCCGCGCGGCGGGCGGCGTACCGACGGGGCCTCTTGCGGGCGCATGAGCCGCCGATCCCGGTGGTCTCGATCGGCAATCTGGTATTGGGCGGAGCGGGCAAGACGCCGGTGGCAGCCTACATCGTCCGCCTGCTCGGCGAGCTGGGCGCGCGACCGGCATTGGTCCACGGCGACTATGCGCGTGACGAGCCCGACCTCCACCGGCGCTGGAACCCCGATGCGCCCGTGATCGGTGACCCATCCCGCATCGCCGCGGTCCGGCGCGCGGCGCAGGCAGGGGCCGATGTTGCCGTGCTGGACGACGGCTTCCAACATCTGGCCCTGGCGCGCTCGCTGGATGTGGTACTCGTGCCGGCCGAGCGGTGGCAGGATGCCCCGCGCCTGCTGCCCCGGGGGCCGTGGAGGGAGCCGCCCGCGGCGCTGTCCCGCGCCGACTTCGTGGCGCTTACCCACCGGGGCGCCGACGAGCGAGCGTTGGCCGCGGCGCGTAGCGGAGTCGCCAGGGTGATCGGCGCGCCGCCGGGCGGCGACATCGTCATCGAGCCGGCAAGCTGGAGCCCCCTGGGAGCGCCCGACCAGACCACCGCCGACGGACCGGCGGGGCCGGCCGTGGCCGTGTGCGCCATTGCGCACCCCGAGGGTTTTCGCAGCAGCGCCACCGCGGCCGGCTGCGTCGTGGCCGAACTGCTCGGCTACCGGGACCACCACGAATTCACGGAGCGAGACCTGGACGACATCGTCGCCGCCGCCTCGGGGCGCCCCGTGGTCACCACGGAAAAGGACGAAGGGAAGCTGGCCCGACTCGGCCAGCGCGTGCCCGTTTGGGTCCTGCGGGAGCGCGTACGGGTGCGGCGCGGATCGGCCGCGCTGGAAGACCTGCTGCGGCGGGTGGTGGGGTGA
- the nadB gene encoding L-aspartate oxidase, producing MSERRVLVIGSGVAGLSFALKLADHARVTLVTKKHRAESNTNYAQGGIAAVLDPLDSPEDHVRDTIDAGAGLCHAEAVERLVREGPARVRELIDWGVEFSRTGARLHLGREGGHSRRRIVHALDRTGWAIETALLEAVAEHPAIEVLEDHLAVDLLVADGPKERSCRGCLVYDRIGGTTAAERADYTLLATGGVGRIYRHTTNPAIATGDGLAMAWRAGAHVANLEFIQFHPTALFPAEDRAVLISEAVRGEGAELLNIAGRPLMQHHPGGSLATRDVVARTIDLELKRTGEPHVLLDASRIPKRTLEARFPNIVAECAARGLDMTSEPIPVVPAAHYSCGGVATDADGRTSLAGLFAVGEVAFTGVHGANRLASNSLLEAVVYSHRAALAVAAGLPRHDTEDDGAPASEDVEPGPDDEDRGPVETRIRSVMWRDVGIVRDDQHLDTAAAALEDMEAAPATLAGLRGSGRIEARNLLLSARLVADCARLRKESRGLHFNLDHPDPDAEFAADTVLRP from the coding sequence GTGAGCGAGCGGCGCGTGTTGGTCATCGGCAGCGGCGTCGCGGGCCTCAGCTTCGCCCTCAAGCTCGCGGATCACGCGCGCGTTACCCTGGTCACCAAGAAGCACCGGGCCGAATCCAACACCAACTACGCGCAGGGAGGGATCGCCGCCGTCCTGGACCCTCTGGATTCGCCGGAGGACCACGTCCGCGACACGATCGACGCCGGAGCCGGTCTGTGCCACGCCGAGGCCGTGGAGCGCCTGGTGCGGGAGGGGCCCGCCCGCGTCCGCGAGTTGATCGACTGGGGCGTAGAGTTCTCCCGCACTGGAGCCCGGCTGCATCTCGGCCGGGAGGGCGGCCACTCGCGCCGGCGCATCGTGCACGCTCTCGATCGCACCGGATGGGCCATAGAGACGGCCCTGCTGGAGGCGGTGGCGGAGCATCCGGCCATCGAGGTTCTGGAGGATCACCTGGCGGTGGACCTGCTGGTCGCCGACGGACCGAAAGAGCGAAGCTGCCGCGGCTGCCTCGTCTACGATCGCATTGGTGGCACCACCGCCGCCGAGCGAGCGGACTATACGCTGCTGGCCACCGGCGGCGTCGGGCGCATCTACCGGCACACGACCAATCCCGCCATCGCCACCGGCGACGGTCTGGCCATGGCGTGGCGGGCGGGCGCACACGTGGCCAACCTCGAGTTCATCCAGTTCCATCCCACCGCGCTGTTCCCGGCGGAGGACAGGGCCGTGCTGATCTCGGAGGCGGTGCGCGGAGAGGGCGCGGAGCTGCTGAACATCGCGGGCCGGCCCTTGATGCAGCACCACCCGGGTGGCTCGCTCGCGACCCGCGACGTGGTCGCGCGCACCATCGACCTGGAGCTGAAGCGCACCGGCGAGCCTCACGTCCTCCTGGACGCGTCCCGAATCCCCAAGCGGACGCTGGAGGCCCGCTTCCCGAACATCGTGGCCGAGTGCGCCGCGCGCGGCCTGGACATGACCTCGGAGCCGATTCCGGTGGTGCCGGCGGCGCACTACTCGTGTGGCGGCGTGGCGACGGACGCCGACGGACGCACCAGCCTCGCGGGACTGTTCGCGGTGGGGGAGGTGGCGTTCACGGGCGTCCACGGGGCCAACAGGCTGGCGTCGAACTCGCTCCTCGAGGCGGTCGTATACAGCCACCGCGCCGCGCTCGCGGTCGCCGCCGGGCTCCCTCGCCACGACACGGAGGACGATGGAGCGCCGGCCTCCGAAGACGTCGAGCCCGGCCCCGACGATGAGGACCGAGGACCCGTCGAGACGCGCATCCGGAGCGTCATGTGGCGGGACGTGGGCATCGTCCGCGACGATCAGCATCTGGACACCGCGGCGGCGGCGCTGGAGGACATGGAGGCGGCCCCGGCGACGCTGGCCGGGCTGCGCGGATCCGGCCGCATCGAAGCGCGGAATCTGTTGCTGTCGGCCCGGCTGGTCGCCGACTGCGCGCGGCTCCGCAAGGAGAGCCGCGGTCTGCATTTCAATCTCGACCATCCGGACCCCGACGCAGAGTTCGCCGCGGACACGGTGCTGCGCCCATGA
- a CDS encoding 23S rRNA (pseudouridine(1915)-N(3))-methyltransferase RlmH, protein MKLWIVTVGRPGGGLAAAIGAYEARAARYWKLESVEVKGGAPGGRRSSTDVREAEGARILDRLPEHAEVIALTRQGLAWSSRDLARHLDERRLSGQEGSAFVIGGADGLASAVLERARVRLSLSPMTLPHDLARLVLMEQLYRAGTILRGEPYHKGGEGA, encoded by the coding sequence ATGAAGTTGTGGATCGTAACCGTAGGGCGGCCGGGTGGGGGTCTGGCCGCGGCCATCGGCGCGTACGAGGCGCGCGCTGCTCGCTATTGGAAGCTCGAATCCGTAGAAGTGAAGGGAGGAGCGCCCGGGGGCAGGCGCTCCTCGACCGACGTGCGGGAGGCGGAGGGTGCGAGAATTCTGGACCGCCTTCCCGAACACGCCGAGGTGATCGCGCTCACGCGCCAGGGCCTCGCGTGGAGCTCGCGCGATTTGGCCCGACACCTGGACGAGCGGCGCCTGAGCGGCCAGGAGGGGTCCGCGTTCGTGATCGGCGGCGCCGACGGGCTGGCGTCCGCTGTCCTCGAGAGGGCTCGCGTCCGCCTGTCTCTCTCGCCCATGACGTTGCCGCACGACCTGGCGCGGCTAGTGCTGATGGAGCAACTCTACCGCGCCGGGACCATTCTGCGCGGGGAGCCCTATCACAAGGGAGGGGAGGGGGCGTGA
- the bshC gene encoding bacillithiol biosynthesis cysteine-adding enzyme BshC — protein sequence MSLEILIGRPSANAIVVDHLDNAPRVRGFLSHDPGALESYEARAEDVDRRFGANREHLAGMLRATSEGSAGKLRALADGTGLAVTTGHQAGLFGGPLMGLYKLLSTVRLARDLESALDRPVAPIFWVAADDHDWDEVRRATLLTPQNEVAEIALPPASPDAPAPPMSERVLGPEVDDALEALGALLPPNDFRDRLLAMVRSAYRPDATAAAAFGDLLAELVGRFDVLLVDPSDATVRARAAPVLRDEIEHAEAHDRIFANRSRELLDAGYGAQIPVLDGGTGLHFMGPLGRERVFMDGDGFRLRASGTRLGRAELLRAAEEPGRLTAGVGLRPILESAILPTVAYVGGPAEVAYFAQIEPLFDEHGVSPQVVVPRYTVTLVEAKTRKVLDRFGLAPGDFDRPAHEIGARILREELPEDVRDALKSLRAALGQGYGSLSEAAERIDPTLRGAIGSARNSALHGVGELEKRIAQHSDAQREIGLQQLRKAEINLFPAGRPQERILNSFQYLARYGVSLLDDVLAAMGPLVGAGVAG from the coding sequence GTGAGTCTGGAGATTCTGATCGGGCGCCCGAGTGCGAACGCCATCGTGGTCGACCACCTGGACAACGCGCCCCGCGTGCGCGGCTTCCTCAGCCACGACCCGGGCGCGCTCGAAAGCTATGAGGCCAGGGCGGAGGACGTCGACCGCCGCTTCGGCGCCAACCGCGAGCACCTCGCCGGCATGCTCCGCGCTACCTCCGAGGGTTCTGCCGGGAAGCTCCGCGCGCTGGCGGACGGGACCGGTCTGGCGGTCACCACGGGGCATCAGGCCGGCCTTTTCGGGGGCCCGCTCATGGGCCTCTACAAGCTCCTGTCGACGGTCCGCTTGGCGCGGGATCTGGAGTCCGCGCTCGACCGCCCGGTGGCTCCCATCTTCTGGGTCGCGGCCGACGACCACGATTGGGACGAGGTAAGGCGGGCGACGCTCCTCACCCCCCAGAACGAGGTCGCCGAGATCGCCCTTCCGCCGGCCAGCCCGGACGCGCCGGCGCCGCCCATGTCGGAGCGGGTCCTGGGGCCAGAGGTCGACGACGCGCTGGAAGCGCTCGGTGCGCTCCTGCCGCCAAACGACTTCCGCGATCGGCTCCTGGCGATGGTTCGCTCCGCTTACCGCCCGGACGCTACGGCCGCCGCCGCCTTCGGGGACCTCCTCGCGGAGTTGGTCGGGCGCTTCGACGTCCTGCTCGTCGACCCCAGCGACGCCACCGTTCGGGCCCGCGCCGCGCCCGTGCTACGAGACGAAATCGAGCACGCGGAAGCGCACGACCGGATCTTCGCCAACCGCTCCCGCGAGCTGCTCGACGCCGGCTACGGGGCGCAGATCCCCGTACTCGACGGCGGCACCGGCCTGCACTTCATGGGTCCGCTGGGGCGAGAGCGGGTCTTCATGGATGGGGACGGTTTTCGCCTGCGCGCATCCGGCACCCGGCTCGGCCGGGCGGAACTGCTCAGGGCCGCCGAAGAGCCCGGCCGCCTGACCGCCGGCGTGGGTCTCAGGCCGATCCTGGAGAGCGCGATCCTGCCCACCGTGGCGTACGTCGGCGGCCCCGCCGAGGTGGCTTACTTCGCGCAGATCGAGCCCCTGTTCGACGAGCACGGCGTAAGCCCGCAGGTGGTCGTGCCGCGCTACACCGTGACGCTCGTGGAGGCCAAGACCCGCAAGGTTCTGGACCGCTTCGGGCTGGCGCCGGGCGACTTCGACAGGCCCGCGCACGAAATCGGCGCCCGCATCCTCCGCGAAGAGCTACCCGAGGACGTACGGGACGCGTTGAAATCGCTGCGTGCCGCCCTGGGCCAGGGCTACGGCTCTCTATCGGAGGCCGCCGAACGCATCGACCCCACGCTGCGCGGGGCCATCGGCAGCGCCCGCAATTCGGCGCTCCACGGCGTCGGCGAACTGGAGAAGCGCATCGCCCAGCACTCGGACGCGCAGCGTGAAATAGGGCTTCAGCAGTTGCGTAAGGCCGAGATCAACCTGTTCCCCGCGGGTCGCCCCCAGGAGCGGATCCTCAACTCCTTCCAGTACCTGGCGCGCTACGGCGTGTCGCTTCTCGACGACGTGCTGGCGGCGATGGGGCCGCTGGTCGGCGCCGGGGTGGCCGGGTAG
- the murJ gene encoding murein biosynthesis integral membrane protein MurJ, which translates to MLLSRLSGLIRQRIFAHFFGTAPAADAFHTALRLPNVLQNLLGEGVLSASFIPVYAEALEQGDEERAGRIAGAIFALLLAVAGAVALLGFVAAPILVRVLTPGFTGFRYDLTVRLVRVLFPMAGVLVLSAWALGVLNSHRKFFLSYVAPVAWNAAMIVTLAVFGTRLAQGSLAVALAWGALVGGVLQFLVQVPAVLRLEPSLRVRWDTRLAGVRTAVRNAGPAIMGRGVVQLSGYVDLFLASFLATGSLAALGYAQTLYVLPVSLFGMSVAAAELPELARERGAGSEVLRARVNAGLERMAFYVVPSVVAFFAVGDQVVGALYRTGDFGVAETRWVWVVLMGYAFGLLASTGTRLFSSAYFALHDTRTPAVFAGARVAFAATAGVLLMVWLEPIQVAGRSVGGWGFAAGAGPTVGGYPLGVFGLTAAAGAGAWLEWVLLRRRLGRRIGRVALPGRPLARMVLAAAVAALAGRGVAHWGPTAHPLVTSLASLTTFGVVYLGLAWALGLAEARALWAARLGSGTSD; encoded by the coding sequence ATCCTCCTGAGTCGCCTGTCCGGGCTGATCCGGCAGCGCATATTCGCTCACTTCTTCGGAACCGCTCCGGCCGCCGACGCCTTCCACACGGCGCTCCGGCTCCCAAACGTCCTGCAGAACCTCCTGGGCGAGGGGGTACTCAGCGCCTCTTTCATACCGGTATACGCCGAGGCCCTCGAGCAGGGTGACGAGGAGCGAGCCGGCCGCATCGCGGGGGCCATCTTCGCCCTGCTCCTGGCCGTGGCGGGAGCGGTCGCCCTCCTCGGGTTCGTGGCGGCCCCCATCCTGGTGCGCGTCCTCACCCCCGGCTTCACCGGCTTTCGCTACGACCTGACCGTGCGCCTCGTGCGCGTGCTGTTTCCGATGGCCGGGGTGCTGGTCCTCTCGGCCTGGGCACTGGGCGTGCTCAACAGCCACCGGAAATTCTTCCTGTCGTATGTGGCTCCGGTCGCCTGGAACGCGGCCATGATCGTCACGCTCGCCGTGTTCGGGACCCGGTTGGCGCAAGGCTCGCTCGCGGTCGCGCTGGCGTGGGGAGCGCTGGTCGGCGGCGTGCTGCAGTTCCTCGTGCAGGTTCCCGCGGTGCTCCGGCTCGAGCCTTCGCTGCGGGTACGCTGGGACACGCGCCTGGCCGGCGTGCGGACCGCGGTGCGCAACGCGGGCCCGGCCATCATGGGCCGCGGCGTGGTCCAGTTGAGCGGCTACGTGGATCTGTTTCTGGCGTCATTTCTCGCGACCGGTTCGCTCGCGGCGCTCGGTTATGCTCAGACGCTCTACGTGCTACCGGTTAGCCTGTTCGGAATGTCGGTGGCCGCGGCCGAGCTGCCGGAGCTGGCCCGCGAACGAGGGGCCGGCTCGGAGGTGCTCAGGGCTCGGGTGAACGCGGGCCTCGAGCGCATGGCGTTCTACGTCGTCCCGTCCGTCGTGGCCTTCTTCGCGGTGGGCGATCAGGTCGTGGGGGCGCTCTACAGAACGGGCGATTTCGGGGTCGCGGAGACGCGCTGGGTGTGGGTCGTGCTCATGGGGTACGCCTTCGGGCTGCTCGCCTCGACCGGCACGCGGCTGTTCTCTTCGGCCTATTTCGCGCTGCACGACACGCGTACCCCGGCGGTGTTCGCCGGCGCCCGCGTGGCGTTCGCCGCCACCGCCGGCGTTCTGCTGATGGTCTGGCTCGAGCCGATCCAGGTCGCGGGACGATCGGTCGGCGGCTGGGGCTTCGCCGCCGGAGCCGGACCCACGGTGGGCGGGTACCCGCTGGGTGTCTTCGGACTGACCGCCGCCGCCGGAGCGGGCGCGTGGCTGGAATGGGTTCTTCTGCGCCGACGCTTGGGTAGGCGGATCGGACGCGTGGCGCTGCCGGGGAGGCCGCTCGCCAGGATGGTCCTCGCCGCGGCGGTGGCGGCGCTGGCCGGGCGCGGCGTGGCCCACTGGGGTCCGACCGCCCACCCGCTCGTCACTTCGCTGGCCTCGCTGACGACGTTCGGGGTCGTGTATCTGGGGCTGGCGTGGGCGCTGGGGTTGGCGGAGGCGCGCGCGCTGTGGGCGGCCCGGCTCGGGTCCGGAACGTCCGACTAG